One window of the Pristis pectinata isolate sPriPec2 chromosome 13, sPriPec2.1.pri, whole genome shotgun sequence genome contains the following:
- the LOC127577338 gene encoding plasmolipin-like isoform X2, with translation MADFPDKVNTQTSSGTRSNAHGSRLYPIGIDTYFLKSFLGILMTVELVFGMLVWALIAGSRIWKGDEAFGWVMFVAILLWILTIILFLFYLLNLTSKLPMVPWRHVRLYFNLGATILYLTAFITNASSVDPTSIQGTYRYNNRAASAFFAGVVMISYGLSTLLSFLCLHESQDNAATSQAAGNNSA, from the exons ATGGCAGACTTTCCTGATAAAGTGAACACCCAGACCAGTTCGGGGACTCGCAGCAACGCGCATGGAAGCAGGTTGTATCCAATCGGAATCGACACATATTTCCTCAAATCCTTCTTGGGGATATTGATGACAGTGGAGTTA GTCTTTGGCATGTTGGTGTGGGCGCTGATTGCTGGTTCAAGAATTTGGAAAGGCGATGAAGCATTTGGATGGGTGATGTTTGTGGCCATCCTCCTGTGGATTCTCaccattattttgtttcttttctactTGCTGAACCTGACTTCAAAACTTCCAATGGTGCCGTGGCGCCACGTG CGGCTCTATTTTAATTTAGGTGCCACAATTCTCTATTTAACTGCATTCATCACCAATGCGTCATCAGTTGACCCAACATCCATTCAGGGGACCTACAGATACAATAACAGAGCAGCTAGTGCG TTCTTTGCAGGTGTGGTGATGATCTCGTACGGACTGAGTACCTTACTTTCCTTCCTTTGTCTACATGAAAGTCAGGACAATGCagcaacaagtcaggcagctggTAATAATTCAGCATAA